One part of the Pannonibacter sp. XCT-53 genome encodes these proteins:
- a CDS encoding AMP-binding protein produces MITTPAETIERHRMSTIWGRVTLDGLFRKAAEAHPDRLAMVDAPDRSDWTGGAPRALTYAQAETEIDRLAGFFTAVGLATDHVVGLHAPNTVDAVISTLAAMRAGLIISPLPLHWRQKDVLDALNRLGAKGLIAQDRLETRQTGFAARDVAAELFSLRFVFGLGKDIPDGLIDLGPMLAEMGDGLVAPDLNRAQAAEHTATITWSRNGLAATPVTRSHNQWIAAGFMPYLETGLADGAQVIVPYALSGLTGLGAGLVPWLLSGGTLHLHHPTALARLSAHADAVKADYVLLPGPLVEAMDRRLARKETTLVACWSISSPQAATFVPRHTLVDLHVADEYAMVARLRGKSARILPVPTGKISSPSQGDSGPDLLEIKVDDPEDGRPARLLVRGPMVPDRGWKSGGGADEGPATDRAGFLRTGISVRLTDGGLAGFGIPGEHAPGIGELAAIDGIYASYPEVCDAAAFLVEDPTLGARLYAALVAKPGSAPDGKAFFAYLDTERVDLAKIPTRVLMLSALPKLDDGRVDRARLAMRVQRLAQQVA; encoded by the coding sequence ATGATCACGACGCCCGCCGAAACGATCGAACGTCACCGGATGAGCACCATCTGGGGCCGGGTCACGCTGGATGGCCTGTTCCGGAAGGCCGCGGAGGCGCATCCCGACCGGCTGGCGATGGTCGATGCCCCGGACCGCAGCGACTGGACCGGCGGCGCGCCGCGCGCGCTCACCTATGCCCAGGCCGAGACGGAAATCGACCGGCTGGCCGGGTTCTTTACCGCCGTCGGTCTGGCGACCGATCATGTGGTCGGCCTGCACGCGCCCAACACCGTCGATGCGGTGATCTCGACGCTGGCGGCGATGCGCGCAGGCCTCATCATCAGTCCGCTGCCGCTGCACTGGCGCCAGAAGGACGTGCTCGACGCGCTGAACCGGCTCGGCGCCAAGGGCCTGATCGCCCAGGACCGGCTGGAAACGCGACAGACCGGCTTTGCGGCGCGCGACGTCGCGGCGGAACTGTTCAGCCTGCGCTTCGTCTTCGGCCTCGGCAAGGACATCCCCGACGGGCTGATCGATCTCGGGCCGATGCTTGCGGAAATGGGCGATGGTCTGGTCGCGCCCGACCTCAACCGCGCCCAGGCGGCAGAGCACACCGCGACCATCACCTGGTCGCGCAACGGGCTGGCCGCAACCCCGGTCACCCGCAGCCACAACCAGTGGATTGCCGCCGGCTTCATGCCCTATCTGGAGACCGGGCTTGCGGATGGCGCCCAGGTCATCGTGCCCTATGCGCTCAGCGGGCTGACCGGTCTCGGGGCCGGGCTGGTGCCGTGGCTGCTGTCCGGCGGGACGCTGCACCTGCACCATCCGACCGCACTGGCGCGGCTGTCGGCCCATGCGGATGCGGTCAAGGCCGACTATGTCCTTTTGCCCGGGCCGCTCGTGGAAGCCATGGACCGGCGGCTGGCGCGCAAGGAAACAACGCTCGTTGCCTGCTGGAGCATCTCCTCGCCGCAGGCGGCAACCTTCGTGCCGCGCCACACGCTCGTCGACCTGCATGTGGCCGACGAGTATGCGATGGTGGCCCGGCTGCGCGGCAAGTCTGCCCGTATCCTGCCCGTGCCGACCGGAAAGATCTCGTCGCCCTCGCAAGGCGACAGCGGACCTGACCTGCTCGAGATCAAGGTCGACGACCCGGAGGATGGCAGGCCTGCGCGGCTTCTTGTCAGAGGTCCCATGGTCCCCGACCGGGGCTGGAAGTCCGGCGGAGGCGCCGACGAAGGACCCGCAACCGACCGGGCCGGATTTCTTCGCACAGGCATTTCGGTACGGTTGACCGACGGCGGGCTGGCAGGCTTCGGCATTCCGGGAGAGCATGCCCCGGGCATCGGCGAACTGGCGGCCATCGACGGGATCTATGCCTCCTATCCGGAAGTCTGCGATGCGGCCGCGTTCCTCGTCGAGGACCCGACGCTTGGCGCGCGCCTCTACGCGGCGCTGGTTGCCAAGCCCGGCTCGGCGCCCGACGGCAAGGCCTTCTTCGCCTATCTCGACACCGAGCGCGTCGATCTGGCCAAGATCCCGACACGGGTGCTGATGCTGTCGGCCCTGCCGAAACTTGATGACGGCCGGGTGGACCGGGCGCGGCTGGCCATGCGCGTGCAGCGCCTTGCGCAGCAGGTTGCCTGA
- a CDS encoding response regulator transcription factor, whose amino-acid sequence MSGREWEGDSALVWQGPIWRLGGPKGASVPGWPEDVDLAAGAANANRMPAAVLLHLDDPSIRFSLAMALADMGRLRAEVPVIALTRAGRDLPDPLPRTHALIDAAVPSDSLFRMICALQRAILRTEEARLRRMIFGRVPRFGAAPHHSGGSGLLVIGLGKRFLELFDARARNVTLVGALTTDMAETYLGQRAFDAVILDTPAPEAADMIERIGRDARFARVPVLAYPDRDSDIDLLFRAGATDVLGGDLSKRQLSARLASAIRMGRRRRLADRVLAESRVWLLQEAGRGGLPIEQYDRYLAACRALCMPRGLNVSELHLKPRVDSPLLDTASLAGDMTGAILSVADATSREEDLVCAVRGLGPVAVLKGDQGGPLLQRRIAAILGQTQL is encoded by the coding sequence ATGAGCGGACGCGAGTGGGAGGGCGACAGCGCCCTCGTCTGGCAGGGGCCGATCTGGCGTCTGGGTGGTCCCAAGGGTGCAAGTGTTCCCGGATGGCCGGAGGATGTGGATCTGGCGGCGGGTGCCGCCAACGCCAACCGCATGCCGGCGGCGGTGCTTCTCCATCTCGATGATCCGTCGATCCGCTTTTCGCTTGCCATGGCGCTGGCGGACATGGGGCGGCTGCGGGCGGAAGTGCCGGTCATCGCCCTGACCCGGGCCGGCCGGGACCTGCCCGATCCCCTGCCCCGGACGCATGCGCTGATCGACGCCGCCGTGCCGTCCGATTCGCTGTTCCGCATGATCTGCGCGCTGCAGCGGGCGATCCTGCGCACCGAGGAGGCGCGCTTGCGCCGGATGATCTTCGGTCGCGTTCCCCGGTTCGGGGCAGCACCGCATCACTCGGGCGGGTCTGGCCTGCTCGTGATCGGCCTTGGCAAACGGTTCCTCGAGCTCTTCGACGCCCGTGCCCGCAACGTGACGCTGGTCGGCGCTCTCACAACCGACATGGCCGAAACCTATCTCGGCCAGCGGGCCTTTGACGCGGTGATTCTCGACACGCCCGCCCCGGAGGCGGCCGACATGATCGAGCGCATCGGCCGCGACGCACGCTTTGCCCGGGTGCCTGTCCTTGCCTATCCGGATCGGGACAGTGACATCGACCTGCTGTTTCGCGCCGGTGCAACCGATGTCCTGGGCGGCGATCTGAGCAAGCGGCAGCTGTCGGCCCGCCTCGCCAGCGCGATCCGCATGGGCCGGCGGCGACGGCTGGCCGACCGGGTGCTCGCCGAGAGCCGGGTCTGGCTGTTGCAGGAAGCCGGCCGCGGCGGGTTGCCGATCGAGCAGTATGACCGGTACCTGGCCGCCTGCCGGGCGCTCTGCATGCCGCGTGGCCTCAATGTCAGCGAGCTGCATCTCAAGCCCCGGGTCGACAGTCCGCTCCTCGATACCGCGTCGCTGGCCGGCGACATGACGGGTGCCATCCTCTCCGTGGCCGATGCGACCAGCCGCGAGGAAGATCTGGTCTGTGCGGTGCGCGGTCTCGGGCCGGTGGCGGTGCTGAAAGGCGACCAGGGCGGGCCGCTGCTACAGCGGCGGATCGCCGCGATCCTTGGCCAGACCCAGCTCTGA
- a CDS encoding DsbA family oxidoreductase: MSSQKPLVVDVISDVMCPWCYIGKRRLEKAIRSVPDIAVDVRWHPYQLDPTLPKEGKDRATYLNEKFGGPDRAEAAYERVRQAGREEGIAFAFEKIDVSPNTLDAHRLILWSRSDDLQDDVVERLFRAYFVEGRNLAKSETLVQISAEAGMQSDLVEQLFETDSDLAKLKRQIDQASEMGVTGVPFFIIDGRFALAGAEDPATIAAALQHAEATRSDEDAVADA, translated from the coding sequence ATGTCCAGCCAGAAGCCCCTCGTCGTCGATGTCATCTCGGATGTCATGTGCCCCTGGTGCTATATCGGCAAGCGGCGCCTCGAGAAGGCGATCCGCTCGGTTCCCGACATTGCCGTCGACGTGCGCTGGCATCCCTATCAGCTCGATCCCACCCTGCCGAAGGAAGGCAAGGACAGGGCGACCTATCTGAACGAGAAGTTCGGCGGGCCGGACCGGGCGGAGGCGGCCTACGAGCGCGTGCGGCAGGCCGGGCGCGAGGAAGGCATTGCCTTCGCCTTCGAGAAGATCGACGTCTCGCCCAACACGCTCGATGCGCACAGGCTCATCCTGTGGTCCCGCTCGGATGACCTGCAGGACGATGTCGTCGAACGGCTGTTCCGCGCCTATTTCGTCGAGGGCCGCAATCTTGCCAAGTCCGAAACGCTGGTCCAGATCTCGGCCGAAGCCGGCATGCAGTCGGATCTTGTCGAGCAGCTGTTCGAGACGGATTCCGATCTTGCCAAGCTGAAGCGCCAGATCGACCAGGCGAGCGAGATGGGTGTGACGGGTGTGCCCTTCTTCATCATCGACGGCCGCTTCGCCCTCGCCGGGGCCGAAGATCCGGCCACCATTGCCGCAGCCCTGCAGCATGCCGAGGCAACCCGCAGCGACGAGGATGCCGTCGCCGATGCGTGA
- the eno gene encoding phosphopyruvate hydratase, translating into MTAIVDITAREILDSRGNPTVEVDVLLEDGAFGRAAVPSGASTGAHEAVELRDGGSRYLGKGVQQAVDAVNGEIFDTIGGLDAEDQIHIDQTMIELDGTANKSRLGANAILGVSLAVAKAAAQSSGLPLYRYVGGASARLLPVPMMNIINGGAHADNPIDFQEFMIMPVGAENFSEALRMGAEVFHTLKKALKDAGHNTNVGDEGGFAPNLESTDAAIGFVMKAIEKAGYKPGEDIYLALDAASTEFYKDGKYVLEGEGKTLDSDQMAAYLADLSARYPIISIEDGMAEDDWAGWKAVTELCGKRVQLVGDDLFVTNSRRLRQGIASATANSILVKVNQIGTLTETLDAVETAHKAGYTAVMSHRSGETEDATIADLAVATNCGQIKTGSLARSDRLAKYNQLLRIEQELGTQARFAGRSILKA; encoded by the coding sequence ATGACCGCCATTGTCGACATCACGGCCCGGGAGATCCTGGACAGCCGCGGCAACCCGACTGTTGAAGTGGACGTGCTTCTGGAAGATGGCGCCTTCGGCCGCGCAGCCGTTCCCTCGGGCGCCTCGACCGGCGCGCATGAGGCCGTCGAGCTGCGTGATGGTGGCTCGCGCTACCTCGGCAAGGGCGTGCAGCAGGCCGTCGATGCCGTCAACGGCGAGATCTTCGACACCATCGGCGGTCTTGACGCCGAAGACCAGATCCACATCGACCAGACCATGATCGAGCTGGACGGCACCGCCAACAAGTCCCGCCTGGGTGCCAACGCCATTCTCGGCGTGTCGCTCGCCGTTGCCAAGGCGGCTGCCCAGTCGTCCGGCCTGCCGCTCTACCGCTATGTCGGTGGCGCGTCCGCCCGTCTGCTGCCGGTGCCGATGATGAACATCATCAACGGCGGCGCCCATGCCGACAACCCGATCGACTTCCAGGAATTCATGATCATGCCGGTCGGCGCGGAAAACTTCTCCGAAGCCCTGCGCATGGGCGCCGAGGTGTTCCACACGCTGAAGAAGGCGCTGAAGGACGCGGGCCACAACACCAACGTCGGTGACGAGGGCGGCTTTGCGCCGAACCTGGAATCGACCGACGCAGCCATCGGCTTCGTCATGAAGGCGATCGAGAAGGCCGGCTACAAGCCGGGCGAGGACATCTACCTGGCTCTCGATGCCGCCTCGACCGAGTTCTACAAGGACGGCAAGTACGTGCTGGAAGGCGAAGGCAAGACGCTGGACTCCGACCAGATGGCCGCCTACCTCGCCGACCTCAGCGCCCGTTACCCGATCATCTCGATCGAGGACGGCATGGCCGAAGACGACTGGGCCGGCTGGAAGGCCGTGACGGAGCTGTGCGGCAAGCGCGTCCAGCTCGTCGGTGACGACCTGTTCGTGACCAACTCCAGGCGTCTGCGCCAGGGCATTGCCAGCGCCACTGCCAACTCGATCCTCGTCAAGGTCAACCAGATCGGCACCCTGACCGAGACGCTCGACGCGGTCGAGACCGCGCACAAGGCCGGCTACACCGCCGTGATGTCGCACCGTTCGGGTGAAACCGAAGACGCGACCATCGCCGACCTGGCGGTTGCCACCAACTGCGGCCAGATCAAGACTGGCTCGCTTGCCCGTTCCGACCGGCTTGCCAAGTACAACCAGCTCCTGCGCATCGAGCAGGAACTGGGCACCCAGGCCCGCTTTGCCGGCCGCTCGATCCTCAAGGCCTGA
- the kdsA gene encoding 3-deoxy-8-phosphooctulonate synthase: protein MTSASTDVTVGNVTFSNRAPFSLIAGPCQMESRDHALEMAAAVKEIADRLGIAVVYKSSFDKANRTSLKGKRGIGLKEAMPVFAEIRETFGMPVITDIHTEEQCAPVAEVVDILQIPAFLCRQTDLLVAAARTGRVVNVKKGQFLAPWDMKNVLDKIVESGNPNVLLTERGASFGYNTLVTDMRALPIMARTGAPVVFDATHSVQQPGGQGASSGGDRTMVPVLARAAAAAGIAGLFIETHDDPDNAPSDGPNMVPIKDLEALLRQVRDIDRVVKATAA, encoded by the coding sequence ATGACGAGCGCCAGCACGGACGTCACCGTTGGAAATGTCACTTTCTCCAACCGGGCGCCGTTCAGCCTCATCGCCGGTCCCTGCCAGATGGAAAGCCGCGACCACGCGCTGGAAATGGCGGCGGCGGTGAAGGAAATCGCCGACCGGCTCGGCATCGCGGTCGTCTACAAGAGCTCCTTCGACAAGGCCAACCGCACCTCGCTCAAGGGCAAGCGGGGCATCGGCCTCAAGGAGGCGATGCCGGTCTTTGCCGAGATCCGCGAGACCTTCGGCATGCCGGTGATCACCGACATCCATACCGAAGAGCAGTGCGCGCCGGTCGCCGAAGTCGTCGACATCCTGCAGATCCCGGCTTTCCTGTGCCGCCAGACGGACCTGCTCGTGGCTGCCGCCCGCACCGGGCGCGTCGTCAATGTGAAGAAGGGGCAGTTCCTGGCGCCCTGGGACATGAAGAACGTGCTCGACAAGATCGTCGAGAGCGGCAATCCGAATGTGCTCCTGACCGAACGCGGCGCGTCCTTCGGCTACAACACGCTGGTGACCGACATGCGCGCGCTGCCGATCATGGCGCGCACGGGTGCGCCGGTCGTGTTTGACGCCACCCATTCCGTGCAGCAGCCGGGCGGGCAGGGCGCCTCGAGCGGGGGCGACCGCACCATGGTTCCGGTGCTGGCGCGTGCGGCTGCGGCTGCCGGCATCGCCGGCCTCTTCATCGAGACCCACGACGACCCGGACAACGCCCCCTCCGACGGCCCGAACATGGTGCCGATCAAGGATCTCGAGGCCCTTCTGCGCCAGGTGCGCGACATCGACCGGGTCGTGAAGGCCACTGCTGCCTGA
- the galU gene encoding UTP--glucose-1-phosphate uridylyltransferase GalU has translation MNRPIRKAVLPVAGLGTRFLPATKAVPKEMLTIVDRPIIQHVVDEAREAGIEHIVFVTGRNKQVIEDHFDMAYELEDTLRRRNKTAALELLNSMRPHAGATSFTRQQEPLGLGHAIWCARDIIGNEPFAILLPDVIVKSQKSCLAQMVEVYNETGGNIIAVEEVPEDQTHQYGIVKLADGPRKAAMPITGMVEKPAPGTAPSNLMITGRYILQPEIFGLLSSQEKGAGGEIQLTDSMIKLMGQQSFTSLAFEGRSYDCGSKIGFLAANIAFGLDQPDLAADLLPMLQDVIKAKTGA, from the coding sequence ATGAACAGGCCAATCCGCAAGGCAGTGCTGCCGGTCGCAGGTCTGGGAACCCGTTTTTTGCCCGCCACCAAGGCGGTGCCGAAAGAAATGCTCACCATCGTCGATCGCCCGATCATCCAGCATGTGGTGGATGAGGCCCGGGAAGCCGGCATCGAGCACATTGTTTTCGTCACGGGCCGCAACAAGCAGGTCATCGAAGATCACTTCGACATGGCCTATGAGCTGGAAGACACCCTGCGCCGCCGCAACAAGACGGCAGCTCTCGAGCTGCTGAACTCCATGCGCCCGCATGCCGGTGCCACCAGCTTCACGCGCCAGCAGGAGCCGCTCGGCCTTGGCCATGCGATCTGGTGCGCGCGCGACATCATCGGCAACGAGCCTTTCGCGATCCTTTTGCCGGACGTGATCGTCAAGTCGCAGAAGAGCTGCCTGGCCCAGATGGTCGAGGTCTACAACGAGACCGGCGGCAACATCATCGCGGTCGAGGAAGTGCCGGAAGACCAGACGCACCAGTATGGCATCGTCAAGCTGGCCGATGGCCCGCGCAAGGCCGCCATGCCGATCACCGGCATGGTGGAAAAGCCGGCGCCGGGCACCGCGCCGTCGAACCTGATGATCACCGGCCGCTACATCCTGCAGCCGGAAATCTTCGGCCTGCTGTCCAGCCAGGAAAAGGGCGCCGGCGGCGAGATCCAGCTGACCGACAGCATGATCAAGCTGATGGGCCAGCAGTCCTTCACCTCGCTCGCCTTCGAGGGCCGGTCGTATGACTGCGGCTCGAAGATCGGCTTCCTCGCCGCCAACATCGCCTTCGGTCTCGACCAGCCGGATCTGGCTGCCGACCTGCTGCCGATGCTGCAGGACGTGATCAAGGCCAAGACCGGCGCCTGA
- a CDS encoding nucleotide sugar dehydrogenase, translating to MTSAELLPTVAVIGLGYVGLPVAVAFAAGGYPVIGFDINARRISELAQGIDRTGSISGPDLAGKQISFTGEEGPLRQADVVIVAVPTPVDRAKRPDFGPFLSAARTAGRNLKCGAIVVFESTVYPGATEELAVPVLAAESGGELHVDFHVGYSPERINPGDTERGFADITKIVAGSSPAITDRLAALYGSVVTAGIHRAPSIRVAEAAKVIENTQRDLNIALMNELSVLFHAMGIDTRDVLAGAATKWNFLPFQPGLVGGHCIGVDPYYLTHKAHEIGLTPQVILAGRGTNEHMPAFVAGKIIQSCVRLGMPMPPKVAVLGLTYKANVPDTRNSKVVDLIRELQSFGADVVVHDPMADADETLHEYGLSLAPLDALSGADAVVLAVPHRAFVEKGWSLVTALLKDRAGLVADLPAALERARCPEGVTLWRL from the coding sequence ATGACCAGCGCCGAACTCCTTCCCACCGTTGCCGTGATCGGTCTCGGCTATGTCGGGTTGCCGGTTGCCGTCGCCTTCGCGGCCGGCGGCTATCCGGTCATCGGCTTCGACATCAACGCCCGGCGGATCAGCGAGCTGGCGCAGGGGATCGACCGCACCGGATCCATCTCCGGCCCTGACTTAGCCGGCAAACAAATCTCCTTCACCGGCGAAGAAGGCCCTCTGCGTCAGGCAGATGTGGTGATCGTGGCCGTGCCCACCCCGGTCGACCGGGCCAAGCGGCCAGACTTCGGTCCCTTCCTCTCGGCCGCCCGGACCGCAGGGCGAAACCTCAAGTGCGGGGCGATCGTCGTGTTTGAATCGACCGTCTATCCCGGCGCCACGGAAGAGCTCGCCGTCCCGGTCCTGGCGGCGGAATCGGGTGGTGAGCTCCATGTCGACTTCCACGTCGGCTACTCCCCGGAGCGCATCAACCCGGGCGACACGGAGCGCGGCTTTGCCGACATCACCAAGATCGTCGCGGGCAGTTCGCCGGCGATCACCGACCGCCTCGCCGCGCTCTACGGCAGCGTGGTGACTGCCGGCATCCACCGCGCGCCCTCGATCCGCGTGGCGGAGGCGGCGAAGGTGATCGAGAACACGCAGCGCGACCTCAACATCGCCCTGATGAACGAACTGTCGGTGCTGTTCCATGCCATGGGCATCGACACGCGCGACGTGCTCGCGGGGGCGGCCACCAAGTGGAACTTCCTGCCGTTCCAGCCCGGTCTGGTCGGCGGCCACTGCATCGGTGTCGATCCCTATTACCTCACCCACAAGGCGCACGAGATCGGCCTGACGCCGCAGGTGATCCTGGCGGGACGCGGCACCAACGAGCACATGCCGGCCTTCGTCGCCGGCAAGATCATCCAGTCCTGCGTCCGTCTCGGCATGCCGATGCCGCCGAAGGTCGCCGTGCTTGGTCTGACCTACAAGGCCAATGTTCCCGACACCCGCAACTCCAAGGTCGTCGACCTGATCAGGGAGCTGCAATCCTTCGGCGCCGATGTGGTGGTGCACGACCCGATGGCCGATGCGGACGAGACCCTGCACGAGTACGGCCTTTCCCTTGCGCCGCTCGACGCGCTGTCCGGGGCGGATGCGGTCGTCCTGGCCGTTCCGCACCGGGCCTTTGTCGAGAAGGGCTGGTCGCTCGTCACCGCGCTGCTGAAGGACAGGGCCGGCCTGGTGGCCGATCTTCCGGCGGCACTGGAGCGTGCGCGCTGCCCCGAGGGTGTGACGCTCTGGCGTCTCTGA
- a CDS encoding DUF4864 domain-containing protein produces MRLGTSAFVWVVCGFLGLAGGLTSASAEGVLDGAQFRKMIQGQMEAFRRNDAAGAFAFATTGLQKQFQSPDIFIAMVKQGYLPVFRPREVSFGRLKETPQGPVQEVFVTGPDGDNWVALYSFARQEDGSWGISGCVLRKDKGTAA; encoded by the coding sequence ATGCGCTTGGGTACTTCTGCATTCGTATGGGTGGTGTGCGGCTTTCTCGGCCTGGCCGGGGGGCTGACGTCGGCGTCCGCCGAGGGCGTCCTGGACGGCGCGCAGTTTCGCAAGATGATCCAGGGCCAGATGGAGGCCTTTCGGCGCAATGATGCCGCCGGTGCCTTTGCCTTCGCAACGACAGGTCTTCAGAAACAGTTCCAGAGCCCTGACATCTTCATCGCCATGGTGAAGCAGGGCTATCTGCCGGTGTTCCGCCCGCGCGAGGTCAGCTTCGGGCGGCTGAAGGAAACCCCGCAGGGACCGGTGCAGGAAGTCTTCGTGACCGGCCCCGATGGCGACAACTGGGTTGCCCTCTACAGCTTCGCCCGTCAGGAAGACGGCAGCTGGGGCATTTCCGGTTGCGTGCTGCGCAAGGACAAGGGCACGGCCGCCTGA
- the tgt gene encoding tRNA guanosine(34) transglycosylase Tgt, protein MTHAPQRFAFRLLATDGMARRGEITTPHGLVRTPAFMPVGTQATVKAMYTDQVRALGADVVLGNTYHLMLRPGAERVARLGGLHHFMQWPHTILTDSGGFQVMSLAQLRKLDETGVRFQSHIDGQKYHLTPERSVEIQGLLGSDIQMQLDECIALPAPEQEVQRAMELSLRWAERSRAKFEAMGGVEKGQGLYGIVQGGDVPHLRVRSAESLAAMPFEGYSVGGLAVGEPQEVMLRMLEVTTPAMPVDKPRYLMGVGTPEDILESVARGIDQFDCVMPTRAGRHGLAFTRRGKINLKNARHADDPRPLDEESDCPAARQYSRAYLHHLVKAGEGLAAMLLTWNNLAYYQQLMQGMRESIEAGRFQDYRASVKEGWARGDIAPL, encoded by the coding sequence ATGACCCACGCGCCGCAGCGCTTCGCCTTCCGTCTCCTCGCCACCGACGGCATGGCCCGCCGGGGCGAGATCACCACGCCGCACGGGCTGGTCCGGACCCCGGCCTTCATGCCGGTCGGCACCCAGGCCACGGTCAAGGCCATGTACACCGACCAGGTCCGCGCGCTCGGAGCCGATGTCGTGCTGGGCAACACCTACCACCTGATGCTGCGCCCCGGCGCCGAACGGGTGGCAAGGCTCGGCGGCCTGCACCACTTCATGCAGTGGCCGCACACGATCCTGACCGATTCCGGGGGCTTCCAGGTCATGTCGCTGGCGCAGCTGCGCAAGCTGGACGAGACCGGCGTCCGCTTCCAGAGCCACATCGACGGGCAGAAGTACCACCTGACGCCGGAACGGTCGGTCGAGATCCAGGGGCTGCTGGGGTCCGACATCCAGATGCAGCTTGACGAGTGCATTGCCCTGCCGGCGCCGGAACAGGAAGTGCAACGCGCCATGGAGCTGTCGCTTCGCTGGGCGGAGCGGTCCCGGGCCAAGTTCGAGGCCATGGGCGGGGTCGAGAAGGGGCAGGGGCTTTACGGGATCGTGCAGGGCGGGGATGTTCCGCACCTGCGGGTGCGCTCCGCCGAAAGCCTGGCTGCCATGCCGTTCGAGGGCTATTCCGTCGGAGGGCTGGCTGTCGGCGAGCCGCAGGAAGTGATGCTGCGGATGCTGGAGGTGACGACACCGGCCATGCCCGTCGACAAGCCGCGCTACCTGATGGGCGTCGGCACGCCGGAAGACATCCTGGAAAGCGTCGCGCGGGGCATCGACCAGTTCGACTGCGTCATGCCGACCCGCGCCGGCCGCCACGGCCTTGCCTTTACCCGTCGCGGCAAGATCAACCTGAAGAATGCGCGGCACGCCGATGATCCGCGTCCGCTGGACGAGGAAAGCGACTGCCCGGCCGCCCGCCAGTATTCACGGGCCTATCTGCACCATCTGGTGAAGGCAGGGGAGGGTCTGGCAGCCATGCTTCTGACCTGGAACAACCTCGCCTATTACCAGCAGCTGATGCAGGGCATGCGTGAGTCGATCGAGGCCGGCCGGTTCCAGGATTACCGCGCATCGGTGAAGGAAGGCTGGGCCCGGGGCGACATCGCGCCGCTCTGA
- the queA gene encoding tRNA preQ1(34) S-adenosylmethionine ribosyltransferase-isomerase QueA — translation MRVDDFDFELPQERIALRPARPRDAARMLVVRPQSDPELQDAGVLDLPMLLEPGDALVFNDTKVIPAQLEGTRTRGDAVAQIGATLHLRAGADRWWAFVRPAKKLAVGDRVRFGTTSEARACLGGVLDATVAEKKDTGEILFVFDLSGPDLDAAIHGVGHIPLPPYIAAKRGEDEQDRTDYQTIYAEKEGAVAAPTAGLHFTERLFAALDARGIERHTVTLHVGAGTFLPVKADDTRDHVMHAEWGQISPETAARLQAVRARGNKVVAVGTTSLRILESAAQGPGGLAAFAGETRIFITPGYRFRAIDALMTNFHLPRSTLFMLVSALSGLDTMRAAYAHAIETGYRFYSYGDSSLLFPSASSIASQDELSR, via the coding sequence ATGCGCGTTGACGATTTCGATTTCGAGCTTCCCCAGGAACGGATCGCCCTGCGGCCAGCCCGCCCGCGGGACGCAGCCCGGATGCTCGTGGTGCGTCCGCAGTCAGACCCTGAGCTTCAGGACGCAGGCGTTCTCGACCTGCCGATGCTCCTCGAGCCCGGCGATGCCCTCGTCTTCAACGACACCAAGGTGATTCCGGCCCAGCTTGAGGGCACCCGCACCCGCGGCGACGCGGTGGCGCAGATCGGGGCCACGCTGCACCTGCGCGCCGGCGCCGACCGCTGGTGGGCCTTCGTGCGTCCGGCCAAGAAGCTCGCCGTCGGCGACCGGGTTCGCTTCGGGACCACCTCCGAGGCAAGGGCCTGCCTCGGCGGCGTGCTGGACGCAACCGTGGCGGAAAAGAAGGACACGGGCGAGATCCTGTTCGTCTTCGACCTGTCGGGGCCGGATCTCGACGCAGCGATCCACGGTGTCGGCCATATTCCGCTGCCCCCCTACATTGCTGCCAAGCGGGGAGAGGACGAGCAGGACCGCACCGACTACCAGACGATCTACGCCGAGAAGGAAGGCGCCGTCGCCGCTCCGACGGCCGGTCTGCACTTCACCGAGCGCCTGTTTGCCGCGCTGGACGCCCGGGGCATCGAGCGCCACACCGTCACCCTGCATGTGGGGGCAGGGACGTTCCTGCCGGTCAAGGCCGACGACACCCGTGACCACGTGATGCATGCCGAATGGGGGCAGATCTCGCCGGAGACCGCCGCCCGGCTGCAGGCGGTGCGCGCGCGCGGCAACAAGGTCGTGGCCGTGGGCACCACCTCCCTGCGCATTCTGGAGAGTGCAGCCCAGGGGCCGGGCGGTCTTGCCGCCTTCGCGGGCGAGACCCGCATCTTCATCACGCCGGGCTATCGCTTCCGCGCCATCGATGCCCTGATGACCAATTTCCACCTGCCGCGCTCGACCCTGTTCATGCTGGTGTCGGCGCTGAGCGGGCTCGACACGATGCGCGCGGCCTATGCCCACGCCATCGAGACCGGCTACCGCTTCTACAGCTACGGCGACAGCTCGCTGCTGTTCCCGTCCGCTTCCAGCATTGCCTCCCAGGACGAGCTTTCCCGATGA